The following proteins come from a genomic window of Spirochaeta isovalerica:
- the rpsU gene encoding 30S ribosomal protein S21 — MANIKVYDDEPLEKAVKRFKRMVEKEGIIREFKKREYFEKPSTIKNRKNKALRRKLAKKLRKVNGGSKNY, encoded by the coding sequence ATCGCCAATATTAAGGTTTACGACGATGAACCATTGGAGAAAGCTGTAAAGCGCTTTAAGAGAATGGTTGAAAAAGAAGGTATTATCCGCGAATTCAAAAAGCGCGAATACTTCGAAAAACCGTCGACGATCAAAAACCGTAAGAACAAAGCATTAAGACGCAAACTGGCTAAAAAGCTGCGTAAAGTAAACGGTGGATCGAAAAACTACTAA
- a CDS encoding M23 family metallopeptidase, with product MNRFVITILMLLLSQGVFSQHLFTDRSAKRGEILNAHVYPVGEIRSSRFSLVNGEGRIVSVSDGFFMREGEKSIITALLGIPSDIEPGKYKLQVFCETEKGSEQFTKPFFVTDREFKEMDISLNGAMTDLRTSDDPRKAEESRELWALLSSFDKEADYYNGSFDCPVENYFESAFFGDRRRYLYSDGTTSQSLHNGSDLAAVVGEPVFAPAEGKVVMARFRILTGNTVVIEHLPGVYTLYYHLDKMDVQIDKMVTRGEKIGVVGKTGLVTGAHLHWELRVSGIPVDPLRYMEVPLIDKREIMDIIESIH from the coding sequence ATGAACAGATTTGTCATAACAATACTCATGCTTCTCCTCTCGCAGGGAGTGTTTTCTCAGCACCTGTTTACTGACAGGTCGGCGAAAAGGGGAGAAATCCTCAACGCCCATGTCTATCCAGTCGGGGAAATCCGGTCAAGCCGGTTTTCTCTTGTAAACGGCGAGGGGCGTATTGTCTCCGTGAGCGATGGCTTTTTTATGAGGGAAGGAGAAAAATCCATAATAACGGCTCTTCTGGGAATCCCCTCCGATATTGAACCGGGCAAATACAAATTGCAGGTTTTCTGCGAAACCGAAAAGGGATCGGAGCAGTTTACCAAACCCTTTTTCGTCACCGACAGAGAGTTCAAGGAAATGGACATTTCCCTGAACGGCGCCATGACGGATCTGAGAACCAGCGACGATCCCCGAAAGGCTGAGGAATCGAGAGAGCTCTGGGCTTTGCTTAGCTCCTTTGATAAAGAAGCGGATTATTATAATGGCAGTTTCGACTGTCCTGTTGAAAACTATTTTGAATCGGCTTTTTTCGGCGATAGAAGGCGTTACCTTTACAGCGACGGAACAACTAGTCAGTCTCTTCATAACGGTTCTGATCTGGCCGCTGTCGTGGGAGAGCCGGTTTTCGCTCCTGCCGAAGGCAAAGTGGTCATGGCCCGATTTAGAATTCTGACAGGTAATACAGTGGTTATCGAGCACCTGCCCGGAGTTTACACTCTTTATTATCATTTGGATAAAATGGACGTTCAAATCGATAAAATGGTTACCAGGGGTGAGAAAATCGGAGTTGTGGGCAAAACAGGACTGGTAACCGGCGCCCATCTGCACTGGGAATTGAGAGTTTCCGGTATTCCGGTTGATCCTCTTCGTTATATGGAGGTTCCCCTGATTGACAAAAGGGAAATTATGGATATTATAGAATCCATCCATTGA
- a CDS encoding insulinase family protein → MNIPKKGELISRFEVLSIDKLDEYRSVAIHLKHIKTGCRVYKIYNDDEENLFSFTFRTPPSDNTGVAHILEHTVLCGSEKFPVKDPFLSMAKGSMNTFLNAMTFPDKTMYPAGSAVEQDYFNLMHVYGDAVFFPLLKEHMFRQEGHRLEIDEEGHLYRTGIVFNEMKGSYSSVESIAAEWSGRSLFPENTYGYDSGGDPDEIPELTYEQFVSFHNTYYHPSNCLISLYGNSDLKKNLDFIDENFLGRFEGHRLIDSEVRSQSRWREPVYLEKFWPSSPEDESLSGKTTHTLNWRLFPVTEPEKVIETQIVSEVLMGNAGSPLLMALQQSDVGEDVSPVSGLEMELQDLIFTAAVRGSDPERRDEFVKLVFDTLEQVVKQGIDADQIEAAIHAVEFRVREIRGGGPFGLRLIRKQLRGWLHGAGPSRTLRFNKYIEQVKSNCRTAGYLENLIKELFLDNKHYSVVTVRPDPALQQVVDARNAEAMESLRKSMSDKDLDDLRQKNHELRMYQETPDSDEARQTIPSLSRDDVPHKVLTIPTEKGISRGINWYKHELFTNGIIYCDMGFTMDSLPPELMIWMPLFCKGLSSMGMKGVPYDETARLISLHTGGFGCSLEASSTLHNDRMLKVIYVRFKMLSEQTAAGLDLVSRLIRDIDFFDLKRLRDLILEIRNDYKSSIIPSGHSYAMMRSGCRFSEASALEESWYGITQLEHLAAISEDLSDEALENIAATLDKVRTSLFNREAIKINVTAPFGEGDGIVAMLIEDLNSLEEGDFRESPLPELFRHDTEAEGLAVPSTVSYVSLSLPGSRLGTKEHAASLLLSHLLKTGYLWEQIRMRGGAYGAFASVSGLEEVFSFGSYRDPNIAKTLDAYKKSLEYMMENVSDEDLEKALIGMVGKELRPLSPAESGIVSFKRDLLGISDDIRQKKRDYLLEITAGDIKETASILLARWDEAVITIISGSDALSAAAGEISSLNGCIRELPQ, encoded by the coding sequence TTGAATATTCCGAAAAAGGGAGAGCTGATTTCCCGGTTTGAAGTTCTATCCATAGATAAGCTCGATGAGTACCGGAGCGTCGCTATTCATCTGAAACATATTAAGACGGGTTGCCGGGTCTATAAAATTTACAATGATGATGAGGAGAATCTCTTCTCATTTACTTTCAGAACCCCTCCGTCCGACAATACTGGTGTCGCCCATATTCTCGAACATACGGTATTGTGCGGGTCGGAAAAGTTCCCGGTCAAAGATCCCTTCCTGTCCATGGCAAAGGGCAGTATGAATACTTTTCTCAATGCCATGACTTTTCCCGATAAAACCATGTATCCCGCCGGAAGCGCTGTGGAACAGGATTATTTCAATCTCATGCATGTTTACGGCGATGCGGTTTTCTTTCCTCTTCTGAAAGAGCATATGTTCAGGCAGGAAGGGCACCGGCTGGAGATCGATGAAGAAGGGCATCTCTACCGGACCGGAATTGTCTTCAATGAAATGAAGGGAAGTTACAGCTCTGTGGAATCCATAGCCGCCGAATGGTCGGGCCGTTCGCTCTTTCCCGAGAACACCTACGGATATGATTCGGGAGGCGATCCCGATGAAATTCCCGAGCTCACTTATGAGCAGTTCGTCAGCTTTCACAACACCTATTACCATCCTTCCAACTGTCTCATCTCTCTTTACGGAAACAGCGATCTGAAAAAAAATCTCGATTTTATCGATGAGAATTTTCTCGGAAGGTTTGAAGGCCACCGGCTGATTGATTCCGAGGTCCGGTCTCAGAGCCGGTGGAGGGAGCCGGTATATCTGGAGAAGTTCTGGCCGTCATCGCCGGAAGATGAAAGTCTGTCGGGAAAAACAACCCATACGCTGAACTGGCGTCTGTTCCCTGTCACGGAACCGGAGAAGGTTATTGAAACCCAGATCGTCTCAGAGGTTCTTATGGGAAATGCCGGTTCACCGCTCCTCATGGCTCTTCAGCAGTCCGATGTGGGAGAGGATGTCTCTCCGGTCAGCGGACTTGAAATGGAGCTCCAGGATCTCATTTTCACGGCTGCTGTACGGGGATCCGATCCCGAGAGGAGAGACGAGTTCGTAAAGCTTGTCTTCGATACGCTGGAACAGGTTGTAAAGCAGGGAATAGATGCCGACCAGATCGAAGCCGCCATTCATGCCGTAGAATTCCGGGTCAGGGAAATCAGGGGCGGAGGTCCTTTCGGACTGAGGCTCATCCGGAAGCAGCTCCGTGGCTGGCTCCATGGAGCGGGACCTTCAAGAACGCTCCGGTTCAATAAATACATAGAGCAGGTTAAAAGTAACTGCCGGACGGCAGGCTACCTGGAAAATCTGATAAAAGAGCTTTTTCTGGACAATAAACACTATTCGGTTGTTACGGTCCGTCCCGATCCAGCCCTTCAGCAGGTCGTCGATGCCCGAAACGCCGAAGCCATGGAGAGTCTCAGGAAATCCATGAGCGACAAAGACCTGGATGATCTGAGACAGAAAAATCATGAGCTCAGAATGTACCAGGAGACACCCGATTCCGATGAAGCCAGACAGACCATACCTTCACTCAGCCGCGATGATGTCCCTCACAAAGTCCTGACTATTCCTACAGAGAAAGGTATCTCACGGGGCATAAACTGGTACAAGCATGAGCTTTTTACCAATGGCATCATCTACTGCGACATGGGTTTTACCATGGACAGCCTTCCGCCGGAATTGATGATCTGGATGCCCCTGTTCTGCAAAGGCCTCTCTTCCATGGGAATGAAAGGCGTACCCTATGACGAGACGGCCAGACTCATCTCCCTTCATACGGGAGGTTTCGGTTGCTCGCTGGAAGCCAGCAGTACGTTGCATAACGACCGGATGCTGAAAGTCATATATGTCCGTTTCAAGATGCTCAGCGAACAGACTGCCGCCGGGCTCGATCTTGTTTCCCGCTTGATCAGAGATATCGATTTTTTCGATCTGAAGCGGCTTAGAGATCTGATTTTAGAGATCAGGAATGATTACAAGTCTTCAATCATCCCTTCGGGACATTCCTATGCCATGATGCGTTCCGGGTGCCGTTTTTCCGAAGCTTCGGCTCTTGAGGAGAGTTGGTACGGGATTACGCAGCTTGAACACCTGGCTGCAATTTCAGAAGACCTGTCCGATGAGGCCCTTGAGAATATTGCTGCGACTCTGGATAAAGTCCGCACGTCGCTTTTTAACAGGGAAGCCATAAAAATCAATGTGACTGCTCCTTTCGGAGAAGGCGACGGTATTGTCGCCATGCTGATTGAAGACCTGAACAGCCTTGAAGAAGGGGATTTCAGGGAATCTCCCTTACCGGAGCTCTTCCGTCATGATACTGAAGCCGAGGGGCTGGCTGTTCCCTCAACTGTGTCTTATGTTTCGCTCTCGCTTCCGGGCAGCAGACTGGGGACAAAAGAGCATGCCGCTTCGCTTCTGCTGTCCCATCTGCTTAAAACCGGTTATCTGTGGGAACAGATCCGCATGAGAGGCGGGGCTTACGGCGCTTTCGCTTCCGTCTCGGGTCTGGAGGAAGTTTTTTCTTTCGGATCATACCGGGACCCTAATATCGCAAAGACACTGGATGCCTATAAAAAAAGCCTCGAATATATGATGGAAAATGTTTCCGATGAGGATCTTGAAAAGGCTCTGATCGGTATGGTGGGAAAAGAGCTCAGGCCCCTGTCCCCTGCAGAATCGGGTATTGTGTCATTTAAAAGGGATCTTCTGGGAATCTCCGATGACATCCGCCAGAAGAAGCGCGATTATCTTCTGGAGATTACCGCCGGGGATATTAAGGAAACAGCCTCCATTCTCCTGGCAAGATGGGATGAAGCTGTCATCACCATTATTTCCGGAAGCGATGCTTTGTCGGCCGCCGCCGGAGAGATCTCCTCATTGAACGGATGTATCAGGGAGCTCCCGCAGTAG
- a CDS encoding rhodanese-like domain-containing protein, with product MDYRRWSQLDRLISQKNFEYLLIDIRSEREYERAHIPTAVSIPYEKLITSLPVENMFLTIIVYGGKGNKPVAAARYLSRSGYFNVTSFGAISRWKGELTRIGYKGEKHIEYSEKGRADFPV from the coding sequence ATGGATTACAGGAGATGGAGCCAGCTGGACAGACTCATCTCTCAGAAAAACTTCGAGTATCTTCTGATCGATATTCGTTCTGAACGGGAGTATGAAAGAGCTCATATACCCACCGCCGTCAGTATCCCCTATGAGAAATTAATTACATCACTTCCTGTGGAAAATATGTTTTTAACTATAATTGTATATGGAGGCAAGGGAAATAAACCTGTGGCGGCGGCTCGTTATCTGAGTCGGAGCGGGTATTTCAACGTCACCAGTTTCGGGGCCATTTCCCGCTGGAAAGGGGAGCTGACCAGAATCGGTTACAAGGGAGAAAAACATATTGAATATTCCGAAAAAGGGAGAGCTGATTTCCCGGTTTGA